One window of the Devosia sp. 2618 genome contains the following:
- the leuS gene encoding leucine--tRNA ligase, protein MSGERYNPREMEPKWQKVWDERQSFVSSNDDPREPYYVLEMFPYPSGRIHMGHVRNYSMGDVVARYYRAKGKNVLHPMGWDAFGLPAENAAIERKTHPGTWTRANIATMRTQLKSMGLAIDWTREIATCEPEYYKHQQSMFIDMMEAGLVTRKQSKVNWDPVDMTVLANEQVIDGKGWRSGAPVEQRELTQWFFKISDMAEELLDGLDGLTEWPEKVRVMQRNWIGKSEGLRLLFEVIASDKTNTTSLEVFTTRPDTIFGASFLALSADHPLTTQLAAGNPELTEFIAECHRQGTATETLEKADKKGVFTGLHVKHPVIEGATLPVYVANFVLMDYGTGAIFGCPAHDQRDLDFARKYDLAVIPVVLPTGADAASYAVGTEAGTEPGTIYNSGFLDGLTVDAAKKAIGEHFAARSVDGQPQGKVEINYRLRDWGVSRQRYWGAPIPVIHCEVCGTIPVPKKDLPVVLPDDVSFDKPGNALDHHPTWKHVNCPQCGGEARRETDTMDTFVDSSWYFARFTAPQADTPTIPEVANRWLPVDQYIGGVEHAILHLLYSRYFTRAMKATGHVGLDEPFKGLFTQGMVTHETYKSEAGEWVNPTEVLFDTTGDERTGKHINSGAPITIGSIEKMSKSKKNVVDPDEIVATYGADTARWFMLSDSPPERDFQWTEAGVEGASRFQQRVWRLLGETIEIIKQSSGIVRTSDDAEGLALRKIVHRAVHSVGADIEGLRFNRAVAQIYELTNALVRSAGIAAAAPAARLGALEEGVERLIQLLAPMMPHLAETCWVELGRSGLVADAPWPAVDASLLVDDTVTLPIQINGKRRGEVTVAKGMPAAEVEKLVLSMDEITRILDGKAPKKIVIVPDRIVNVVV, encoded by the coding sequence GTGAGCGGCGAACGCTACAATCCGCGCGAAATGGAACCGAAATGGCAGAAGGTCTGGGACGAACGCCAGAGCTTTGTCAGCAGCAATGATGATCCGCGCGAGCCCTACTACGTCCTAGAGATGTTCCCCTATCCGTCTGGCCGTATCCACATGGGCCATGTGCGGAATTACTCGATGGGCGACGTCGTGGCGCGCTATTATCGCGCCAAGGGCAAGAATGTGCTCCACCCCATGGGGTGGGACGCCTTCGGCCTGCCCGCTGAAAACGCCGCCATCGAGCGCAAGACCCATCCGGGCACCTGGACGCGCGCCAATATCGCCACCATGCGGACGCAGCTCAAATCCATGGGCCTTGCCATCGACTGGACGCGCGAAATCGCCACCTGCGAGCCCGAATACTACAAGCACCAGCAGTCGATGTTCATCGACATGATGGAAGCGGGCCTCGTCACGCGCAAGCAGTCCAAGGTCAATTGGGACCCGGTCGATATGACCGTTCTGGCCAATGAGCAGGTCATCGACGGCAAGGGCTGGCGCTCAGGCGCGCCTGTGGAACAGCGCGAGCTGACGCAGTGGTTCTTCAAGATTTCCGACATGGCCGAAGAGCTGCTGGACGGTCTGGACGGGCTGACCGAATGGCCGGAAAAAGTGCGCGTCATGCAGCGCAACTGGATCGGCAAGTCCGAAGGCCTGCGGCTGCTGTTTGAAGTGATTGCGTCTGACAAGACCAACACCACCAGCCTTGAAGTCTTCACCACCCGGCCCGACACCATTTTCGGTGCGTCGTTCCTGGCGCTGTCGGCTGACCATCCGCTGACCACTCAGCTGGCGGCCGGCAATCCCGAGCTGACCGAGTTCATCGCCGAATGCCATCGTCAGGGCACGGCGACCGAAACGCTGGAAAAGGCCGATAAAAAGGGCGTGTTCACCGGGCTTCACGTGAAGCATCCGGTGATCGAGGGCGCCACCCTGCCCGTCTATGTCGCCAATTTCGTGCTGATGGATTACGGCACCGGCGCCATTTTCGGGTGCCCGGCGCATGACCAGCGCGATCTGGACTTTGCCCGCAAATATGACCTGGCCGTCATTCCCGTCGTGCTGCCCACCGGCGCCGACGCGGCAAGCTATGCCGTTGGCACCGAAGCGGGCACCGAGCCCGGCACCATCTACAATTCGGGGTTCCTTGATGGCCTGACCGTCGATGCCGCCAAGAAAGCCATTGGCGAGCATTTCGCCGCCCGCAGCGTTGATGGCCAGCCCCAGGGCAAGGTCGAAATCAACTATCGCCTGCGCGACTGGGGCGTATCGCGCCAGCGCTATTGGGGCGCGCCGATCCCGGTGATCCATTGCGAGGTCTGCGGCACCATTCCAGTGCCCAAAAAGGACTTGCCCGTCGTGCTGCCCGATGACGTTTCCTTCGACAAGCCCGGCAATGCGCTGGACCACCATCCGACCTGGAAGCACGTGAACTGCCCGCAATGCGGCGGCGAAGCGCGTCGTGAAACCGACACCATGGACACGTTCGTTGATTCGTCCTGGTATTTTGCCCGCTTTACCGCGCCGCAGGCCGACACCCCGACCATTCCCGAAGTCGCCAATCGCTGGCTGCCGGTGGATCAGTATATCGGCGGCGTCGAGCATGCGATCCTGCACCTGCTCTATTCGCGCTATTTCACCCGCGCCATGAAGGCGACCGGCCATGTCGGACTCGACGAGCCGTTCAAGGGCCTCTTCACCCAAGGCATGGTGACGCACGAAACCTACAAGTCGGAAGCCGGCGAGTGGGTGAACCCCACCGAAGTGCTGTTTGACACCACGGGCGACGAGCGCACCGGCAAGCACATCAATTCGGGCGCGCCGATCACCATCGGCTCGATCGAAAAGATGAGCAAATCCAAGAAGAACGTGGTCGATCCCGACGAGATCGTCGCGACCTATGGCGCCGATACCGCGCGCTGGTTCATGCTGTCGGACTCCCCACCGGAACGCGATTTCCAGTGGACCGAGGCCGGTGTCGAAGGCGCCAGCCGCTTCCAGCAGCGCGTCTGGCGGCTGCTTGGCGAAACCATCGAGATCATTAAACAGTCTTCTGGAATTGTTCGCACTTCCGACGACGCCGAAGGCCTTGCGCTACGCAAGATCGTGCATCGCGCCGTCCATTCGGTCGGTGCCGATATCGAAGGCCTGCGCTTTAACCGCGCCGTGGCCCAGATCTATGAGCTGACCAACGCGCTGGTTCGCTCTGCCGGCATCGCCGCCGCCGCTCCCGCCGCCCGTCTGGGCGCGCTGGAAGAGGGCGTGGAGCGCCTGATCCAGCTTTTGGCACCGATGATGCCCCATCTGGCCGAAACCTGCTGGGTGGAGCTCGGCAGAAGCGGGCTCGTGGCTGACGCACCATGGCCAGCAGTCGATGCGTCGCTGCTGGTCGACGATACCGTCACCCTGCCGATCCAGATCAACGGCAAGCGCCGCGGCGAAGTCACCGTGGCAAAGGGCATGCCTGCCGCCGAGGTCGAGAAACTTGTCTTGTCAATGGACGAGATCACCCGCATTCTGGACGGCAAGGCACCCAAGAAGATCGTTATTGTTCCAGACAGGATCGTCAATGTCGTGGTCTAG
- a CDS encoding YggS family pyridoxal phosphate-dependent enzyme encodes MDSGAISRLAAIRERILSAHARFGAPPESVELVAVSKTFAADEIVPFLEAGQRVFGENRVQEANDKWPGLRERFPDVKLHLIGPLQTNKAREAVALFDVIETVDRDKLAGVLAAEMARAGRPLPCFVQVNIGLEDQKAGIAPAETVAFVERCRTEHGLEIVGLMCIPPDGVPPGPYFAHLATLGRAAGVQNLSMGMSGDFETGIAMGATHVRVGSALFGHRPAQV; translated from the coding sequence ATGGACTCCGGCGCCATCAGCAGACTTGCCGCCATCCGCGAGCGCATTTTGAGCGCTCATGCCCGGTTTGGCGCGCCACCCGAAAGCGTTGAACTGGTGGCGGTCTCCAAGACCTTTGCCGCCGACGAAATCGTGCCGTTTCTCGAAGCAGGGCAACGCGTGTTTGGCGAGAACCGCGTGCAGGAAGCCAATGATAAGTGGCCGGGGCTGCGCGAGCGCTTCCCGGACGTCAAACTGCATCTGATCGGGCCGCTGCAGACCAACAAGGCGCGCGAAGCCGTGGCGCTGTTTGACGTGATCGAGACGGTCGATCGCGACAAGCTGGCGGGTGTGCTGGCGGCCGAGATGGCGCGGGCAGGGCGGCCTCTGCCGTGCTTTGTGCAGGTCAATATTGGCCTTGAGGACCAAAAGGCTGGGATTGCCCCGGCCGAGACCGTGGCCTTTGTTGAACGCTGCCGCACAGAGCATGGTCTGGAGATTGTCGGCCTGATGTGCATTCCGCCCGATGGCGTGCCGCCGGGGCCCTATTTTGCCCATCTGGCAACGCTTGGCCGGGCGGCGGGTGTGCAAAACCTTTCGATGGGCATGAGCGGCGATTTTGAGACCGGCATTGCCATGGGGGCGACCCATGTGCGGGTTGGCTCGGCGCTATTTGGACATCGGCCAGCGCAGGTCTAA
- a CDS encoding response regulator transcription factor, with amino-acid sequence MNKRRILLVDDDADLRQTLVEQLETHREFEILQAGTANDALKATRENNIDLMILDVGLPDMDGREAVKVLRTEGYKSPILMLTGHDSDADQIRGLDSGANDYLTKPFRFPVLLARINAALRQHDQSEDVVFTIGQYSFQPSAKVLEANDGNKVRLTDKETSILKYLYRQGPKTITRDVLLKEVWGYNNRVTTHTLETHIYRLRQKIERDPSNARLLVTEEGGYRLVP; translated from the coding sequence ATGAACAAGCGACGCATCCTGCTGGTGGACGACGACGCGGACCTCCGCCAAACGCTGGTCGAACAGCTCGAAACGCATCGTGAGTTTGAGATTCTGCAGGCTGGTACGGCCAATGACGCCCTCAAGGCGACGCGGGAAAACAATATCGATCTGATGATCCTTGATGTCGGCCTGCCGGATATGGATGGCCGCGAGGCGGTCAAAGTGTTGCGCACCGAGGGCTATAAAAGCCCGATCCTGATGCTGACCGGCCATGACAGCGACGCGGACCAGATCCGCGGGCTTGATTCGGGCGCCAATGACTATCTCACCAAGCCGTTCCGCTTTCCGGTTCTGCTCGCGCGCATCAATGCGGCACTGCGCCAGCATGATCAGAGCGAGGACGTGGTCTTTACCATCGGCCAGTACAGCTTCCAGCCATCGGCCAAGGTCCTTGAGGCCAATGATGGCAACAAGGTTCGCTTGACCGACAAGGAGACCTCGATCCTCAAATACCTCTATCGCCAGGGTCCAAAGACCATCACGCGCGATGTGCTGCTCAAAGAGGTCTGGGGCTACAATAACCGGGTGACCACCCACACGCTCGAAACCCATATCTATCGCCTGCGCCAGAAGATCGAACGCGATCCCTCCAATGCGCGTCTGCTGGTGACGGAAGAGGGCGGCTATCGCCTCGTACCGTGA
- a CDS encoding cyclic nucleotide-binding domain-containing protein, which translates to MIRDDAAEALAQAEFFDICDDEQKRMLAFAGDLRRFEPDDVVYQAGDVPLGAFVLTEGTLKARPEGAGGGKPYAVSEPGSVVSAMALILAKPRPITITAVTQCTALFVPRSAFLKLVQQSPELAQRAVSRIEQQLGNYLGALEPSRRRMKSD; encoded by the coding sequence ATGATCAGGGACGATGCGGCCGAGGCGCTGGCGCAGGCCGAATTCTTCGATATCTGCGACGACGAGCAAAAGCGCATGTTGGCTTTTGCCGGCGATTTGCGCCGTTTCGAGCCCGACGACGTGGTCTATCAGGCCGGCGACGTCCCGCTGGGCGCATTTGTCTTGACCGAAGGCACGCTCAAGGCCCGCCCGGAAGGCGCCGGGGGCGGCAAGCCCTATGCGGTGTCGGAACCCGGTAGCGTGGTGTCAGCCATGGCGCTGATCCTGGCCAAACCCCGCCCAATCACCATTACCGCCGTCACCCAATGCACCGCGCTGTTCGTGCCGCGCAGCGCGTTCCTCAAGCTGGTGCAGCAATCGCCCGAATTGGCGCAGCGCGCCGTGTCGCGGATCGAGCAGCAGCTCGGCAACTATCTCGGCGCCCTCGAACCCTCGCGCCGCCGGATGAAATCTGACTGA
- a CDS encoding exodeoxyribonuclease III has product MSVSIVTWNINSIRLRLPMVLDFIAQHTPDVIMFQEIKCTDDQFPRNAFTEAGYPHQAVHGQKGYHGVAIVSKFPLTDVSSRVFCEIPESRHVSALTDFGHGPVTLHDFYIPAGGDEPDPAINPKFKHKLGFLSELTTWFNDPIFQRGHLIAGDFNIAPHENDVWSHKQLLKIVSHTPVETEALDAILNGGHGWTDLVRKHVPYDQKLYSWWSYRSADWENANKGRRLDHIWSTADIAEHCIGAEILKPYRGWAEKPSDHVPVIARFAGV; this is encoded by the coding sequence ATGTCCGTTTCGATCGTCACCTGGAACATCAATTCGATCCGCCTGCGCCTGCCGATGGTGCTCGACTTCATCGCCCAGCACACGCCAGACGTGATCATGTTTCAGGAGATCAAGTGCACGGACGACCAGTTCCCGCGCAACGCCTTTACCGAGGCCGGTTATCCCCATCAGGCGGTGCATGGCCAGAAGGGCTATCATGGCGTCGCCATCGTTTCGAAATTCCCGCTGACCGATGTGTCGAGCCGGGTGTTCTGCGAGATCCCGGAATCGCGCCACGTCTCGGCGCTGACCGATTTCGGCCACGGCCCGGTGACGCTGCACGATTTCTATATCCCTGCTGGTGGCGATGAGCCCGATCCGGCGATCAACCCCAAATTCAAGCACAAGCTGGGGTTCCTGTCCGAGCTGACCACCTGGTTCAACGACCCCATCTTTCAGCGCGGGCATCTGATTGCCGGCGATTTCAACATCGCGCCGCATGAAAACGACGTCTGGAGCCACAAGCAGCTGCTCAAGATCGTCAGCCATACCCCCGTCGAAACCGAAGCGCTCGACGCCATCCTCAATGGCGGCCATGGCTGGACCGATCTGGTGCGCAAGCACGTGCCCTATGACCAGAAGCTCTATTCCTGGTGGAGCTATCGCAGCGCGGACTGGGAAAATGCCAATAAGGGCCGCCGACTGGACCATATCTGGTCCACGGCCGACATCGCCGAGCATTGCATCGGCGCCGAGATCCTCAAGCCCTATCGCGGCTGGGCCGAAAAGCCGAGCGACCACGTCCCGGTGATTGCACGGTTTGCTGGGGTTTGA
- the rplS gene encoding 50S ribosomal protein L19, with amino-acid sequence MTNIIEQIGAEQVAAITAKRELPEFTHGDTIKVWVKITEGAKERLQAYEGVVIAINGGGITTSFTVRKISYGEGVERVFPLYSPNVASVEVLKRGKVRRAKLYYLRDRRGKSARIFESTNSRTKKIEAGERSAAIAAKEAREAEKVAAAEAFAIEQAAKDAEAAAAAAAAAQASAAEEAPKAE; translated from the coding sequence ATGACCAACATCATCGAACAGATCGGCGCCGAACAGGTCGCAGCGATCACCGCCAAGCGCGAACTGCCAGAATTCACCCACGGCGACACCATCAAGGTCTGGGTAAAGATCACTGAAGGCGCCAAGGAACGTCTGCAGGCTTATGAAGGCGTTGTTATCGCCATCAATGGCGGCGGCATCACCACCAGCTTCACCGTCCGCAAGATCTCGTATGGCGAAGGCGTGGAACGCGTGTTCCCCCTTTACTCGCCAAACGTGGCATCGGTCGAAGTTCTCAAGCGCGGTAAGGTTCGTCGCGCCAAGCTGTACTACCTGCGCGATCGTCGCGGTAAATCGGCTCGTATTTTCGAATCGACCAACTCGCGCACCAAGAAGATCGAAGCTGGCGAACGCTCCGCAGCAATCGCTGCCAAGGAAGCCCGCGAAGCCGAGAAGGTTGCAGCAGCCGAGGCATTCGCCATCGAGCAGGCAGCCAAGGACGCGGAAGCCGCAGCAGCTGCTGCCGCCGCTGCCCAGGCCAGCGCTGCCGAAGAGGCACCCAAGGCTGAATAA
- the trmD gene encoding tRNA (guanosine(37)-N1)-methyltransferase TrmD: MSFSASIITLFPDLFPGPLGASVLGRGLADGLWSLETTQLRDFATDRHRTVDDTPSGGGAGMVLKPDILAKAIDTVSPDGDPRPRILMSPRGKPLTQARARELALGPGAVIVCGRFEGIDQRVIDGRGLEEISIGDYVLAGGEVAAMVLLEAIVRLIPGVLGGADSHADESFENGLLEYPQYTRPQSFEGVDIPAVLTSGDHGKIGKWRVEQSLGLTRTRRPDLLGPPKS, translated from the coding sequence TTGAGTTTTTCGGCATCCATCATCACGCTGTTTCCCGACCTGTTTCCCGGGCCTCTTGGGGCTTCGGTGCTGGGCCGGGGACTTGCCGACGGCCTTTGGTCGCTTGAAACGACGCAGTTGCGCGATTTTGCGACCGACCGCCATCGCACGGTAGACGATACCCCATCGGGTGGCGGCGCCGGCATGGTGCTCAAGCCCGACATTTTGGCCAAGGCTATCGACACGGTTTCGCCCGATGGCGATCCCCGCCCCCGCATCCTGATGTCGCCGCGCGGCAAGCCACTAACGCAGGCCCGGGCCCGCGAGCTCGCACTCGGCCCCGGCGCGGTGATCGTATGCGGTCGCTTTGAAGGCATCGACCAGCGCGTCATAGACGGCCGTGGGCTCGAGGAAATCTCGATTGGCGACTATGTGCTAGCCGGTGGCGAAGTTGCCGCCATGGTGCTGCTGGAAGCCATTGTACGGCTGATCCCAGGCGTGCTCGGCGGCGCCGACAGCCATGCCGACGAAAGCTTTGAGAACGGGTTGCTGGAATACCCCCAATATACCCGCCCGCAGAGTTTTGAGGGTGTCGACATCCCCGCAGTGCTGACCTCGGGCGACCATGGCAAGATCGGCAAATGGCGCGTCGAACAGAGTTTGGGGCTGACCAGGACACGACGCCCGGATCTACTTGGGCCGCCAAAGTCATAA
- the rimM gene encoding ribosome maturation factor RimM (Essential for efficient processing of 16S rRNA) gives MNNKTNSIFVGQIGAAHGIKGGVRITTHTQDPLAIGTYGPLATDRPGLTIKLIKPRLQKNVVVAHIEGINDRSAAEQLNGVSLFVDRSKLPEIDDEDDFYHTDLIGLDARLENGITIGKVSAIPNFGAGDLIEIRDPQSGDTFLYPFSKAVVPTIKIDEGYLIIVVPLDAPEDEEEPN, from the coding sequence ATGAACAACAAGACCAATTCTATTTTTGTCGGCCAGATCGGGGCCGCCCATGGCATCAAGGGCGGTGTCCGGATCACCACACACACCCAGGACCCGCTGGCGATTGGCACCTATGGTCCATTGGCAACCGATCGTCCGGGCCTGACCATCAAGCTGATCAAGCCGCGATTGCAGAAAAATGTAGTCGTTGCTCACATCGAGGGCATCAACGATCGTTCCGCTGCCGAGCAGCTCAACGGCGTCAGCCTGTTCGTCGATCGCAGCAAGTTGCCAGAGATCGACGACGAGGACGATTTCTATCACACCGACCTGATCGGGCTCGATGCGCGGCTGGAAAACGGCATCACAATCGGCAAGGTGTCGGCCATTCCAAACTTTGGCGCCGGCGACCTGATCGAAATCCGTGATCCGCAAAGCGGCGACACGTTCCTCTATCCATTCTCCAAGGCCGTCGTGCCGACCATCAAGATCGACGAAGGCTATCTCATCATCGTGGTGCCACTCGATGCGCCCGAAGATGAAGAAGAGCCCAATTGA
- a CDS encoding metallopeptidase family protein: MAVSQPDWGARFAPTLDDLEALASQALSELPEPFKSLAADVTCSVAEFAEDDILAHFGMESPFELMGLFTGIGLTEDGAVPHTGQLPNTVFLYRRAILDYWAEHDDNTLGEVVTHVLIHELGHHFGFSDDDMEEIERAADANSRQDPQKPQN, encoded by the coding sequence GTGGCAGTAAGCCAGCCAGATTGGGGGGCGCGGTTCGCGCCCACCCTCGACGATCTTGAAGCGCTGGCCAGCCAGGCGCTGAGCGAGCTGCCTGAACCATTCAAATCGCTGGCGGCTGACGTGACCTGCTCGGTCGCCGAATTTGCCGAGGACGACATCCTCGCCCATTTCGGCATGGAGAGCCCCTTCGAGTTGATGGGGCTATTCACCGGCATTGGCCTGACCGAAGACGGCGCCGTGCCCCATACCGGCCAATTGCCCAATACAGTCTTTCTTTATCGCCGCGCGATTTTAGACTATTGGGCCGAGCATGATGACAATACGCTGGGCGAAGTTGTGACCCATGTGCTCATCCATGAACTGGGCCATCACTTCGGCTTTTCCGACGACGACATGGAAGAGATCGAGCGCGCCGCTGACGCTAATAGTCGGCAGGACCCGCAAAAGCCCCAGAATTGA
- the leuC gene encoding 3-isopropylmalate dehydratase large subunit: MTKARTLYDKIWDDHLVQNNEDGTSLLYIDRHLVHEVTSPQAFEGLRMNNRKVRHPERTLAVVDHNVPTTDRSLPNPDPESAIQIAALAENTSEFGIEYFDPFDKRQGIVHIVGPEQGFTLPGMTIVCGDSHTSTHGAFGALAHGIGTSEVEHVLATQTLIQQKAKNMLVRVDGQLPPHVTAKDIILAIIGEIGTAGGNGHVIEFAGEAIRSLSMEGRMTVCNMTIEGGARAGLIAPDQTTFDYVEGRNRAPKGQAWDMAVDYWKTLYTDEGAVYDKVVILDAAKLPPIVSWGSSPEDVISVTGVVPNPDDIQDENKRASKWRALDYMGLKPGTNITDITVERVFIGSCTNGRIEDLRAAAAVIGDRKVAAGVDAMVVPGSGLVKDQAEAEGLHKIFLDAGFEWREPGCSMCLAMNPDKLKPQERCASTSNRNFEGRQGFKGRTHLVSPAMAAAAAIAGHFVDIREWQ; this comes from the coding sequence ATGACCAAGGCCCGCACGCTCTACGACAAGATCTGGGATGACCATCTGGTACAGAACAACGAGGATGGTACCTCGCTGCTCTATATCGACCGTCATCTGGTCCATGAAGTGACGAGCCCGCAGGCCTTTGAAGGTCTTCGCATGAACAACCGCAAGGTGCGCCATCCTGAGCGCACGCTGGCCGTTGTCGATCATAACGTACCCACCACCGACCGTTCGCTGCCCAATCCCGACCCAGAAAGCGCGATCCAGATCGCTGCACTGGCCGAGAATACCAGCGAATTCGGCATCGAATATTTCGACCCCTTCGACAAGCGTCAGGGCATCGTGCACATCGTTGGCCCCGAGCAGGGCTTTACCCTGCCAGGCATGACTATCGTTTGCGGCGATAGCCACACCTCGACCCATGGCGCCTTCGGCGCGCTGGCGCATGGTATCGGCACCTCGGAAGTGGAACACGTTCTGGCCACCCAGACGCTGATCCAGCAGAAGGCCAAGAACATGCTGGTGCGTGTTGACGGCCAGCTGCCACCGCACGTCACCGCCAAGGACATCATCCTCGCCATCATCGGCGAAATCGGCACTGCCGGCGGCAATGGCCACGTCATCGAATTTGCTGGCGAAGCGATCCGCTCGCTGTCGATGGAAGGCCGCATGACGGTCTGCAACATGACCATTGAAGGCGGCGCCCGCGCCGGCCTGATCGCCCCCGACCAGACCACGTTCGACTATGTCGAAGGCCGCAATCGCGCGCCAAAGGGCCAGGCCTGGGATATGGCCGTCGATTACTGGAAGACCCTCTATACCGACGAAGGCGCGGTCTACGACAAGGTCGTCATCCTCGATGCAGCCAAGCTCCCGCCAATCGTCAGCTGGGGTTCTTCGCCTGAAGACGTCATCTCGGTCACCGGCGTCGTGCCGAACCCAGACGACATCCAGGACGAAAACAAGCGTGCTTCCAAGTGGCGGGCGCTCGACTATATGGGCCTCAAGCCCGGCACCAACATCACCGACATCACGGTGGAACGCGTGTTCATCGGCTCGTGCACCAATGGTCGTATCGAAGATCTGCGCGCTGCCGCTGCGGTGATCGGGGATCGCAAGGTTGCTGCGGGCGTTGACGCCATGGTCGTGCCCGGCTCGGGTCTGGTCAAGGATCAGGCGGAAGCCGAAGGCCTGCACAAGATTTTCCTCGATGCCGGTTTTGAATGGCGCGAGCCCGGTTGCTCGATGTGCCTGGCCATGAACCCGGACAAGCTCAAGCCGCAGGAACGCTGCGCTTCCACCTCCAACCGCAATTTCGAAGGCCGCCAGGGCTTTAAGGGCCGCACCCATCTGGTGTCCCCTGCCATGGCCGCAGCCGCCGCAATTGCCGGCCACTTCGTCGACATCCGCGAGTGGCAGTAA
- a CDS encoding polysaccharide biosynthesis C-terminal domain-containing protein: protein MASLGRMIAPLIGLMGARLAGAGFGFLSQLVLARAFPPDQVGVAFLAISVTTFMSLVITGGYHTIGLTYLARFQAFGRPGLIASFLAAARKDMIILAMIAVIVASGLWFIPADPGLVAAGFWGTIAAVPLAAIRLNNSAANAQRRFALSYAPDFVFRSALLLALVGLLVLFGLTQSTWPVLVALPVIALIVAIGQAMLLGADNAWPLQPQPVNRDMRVFYRRRAIAMLAVTIAGGATADLVVMIGGLFLEAGDLAVLGVAIRIAALVGFFAMASQQFVLRDLVTARSSQEQGAVDILLWRTNLAGAGTMLVAIIGTAVLGPWILSLFGPHYAAAYWPMLVFLLSQAVRVLGGMNAQLLALSGHQVRSAVLCILAIAALVVGALLLAPFWGIMGIAWATLAAELFWAVGLGVLTQRLEGRRGDFLAGLFTHQLLIPRR from the coding sequence GTGGCTTCCTTAGGTCGGATGATCGCGCCGCTGATTGGCCTGATGGGGGCACGACTGGCGGGCGCGGGCTTTGGCTTTTTGAGCCAGCTGGTGCTGGCGCGCGCCTTTCCGCCCGATCAGGTGGGCGTGGCATTTCTCGCCATCAGCGTCACCACCTTCATGAGTCTGGTCATCACCGGCGGCTATCACACCATCGGGTTGACCTATCTGGCGCGGTTTCAGGCTTTTGGCCGTCCGGGGCTGATCGCCTCGTTTCTGGCGGCAGCGCGCAAGGACATGATCATTCTCGCTATGATTGCGGTGATCGTCGCCAGTGGCTTGTGGTTCATTCCGGCCGATCCGGGGCTGGTGGCGGCCGGGTTCTGGGGCACGATTGCTGCGGTGCCGCTGGCAGCGATCCGTCTCAACAATAGTGCGGCCAATGCACAGCGCCGCTTTGCACTCTCTTACGCGCCCGACTTTGTGTTCCGCTCGGCGCTGCTGCTGGCGCTGGTGGGGCTTTTGGTGCTGTTCGGGCTGACGCAATCGACCTGGCCGGTGCTGGTGGCGCTGCCCGTGATCGCTTTGATCGTGGCCATCGGGCAGGCCATGCTGCTGGGTGCCGACAATGCCTGGCCGCTGCAGCCGCAACCGGTCAATCGCGATATGCGCGTATTCTATCGCCGCCGCGCCATTGCCATGCTGGCGGTGACCATTGCCGGCGGGGCAACGGCCGATCTCGTCGTGATGATCGGCGGGCTGTTCCTTGAGGCGGGTGACCTCGCCGTGCTGGGCGTCGCCATCCGCATCGCGGCCCTGGTGGGCTTTTTCGCCATGGCCTCACAACAATTCGTGCTGCGCGATCTGGTGACAGCGCGCAGCTCGCAGGAGCAAGGCGCGGTGGACATTCTGCTGTGGCGCACCAATCTGGCCGGGGCGGGTACCATGCTGGTGGCGATCATCGGTACGGCGGTGCTGGGGCCTTGGATCCTGTCGCTGTTCGGGCCGCACTATGCCGCTGCCTATTGGCCGATGCTGGTGTTCTTGCTCAGCCAGGCGGTGCGGGTTTTGGGCGGCATGAACGCGCAATTGCTGGCGCTGAGCGGTCATCAGGTGCGCAGCGCCGTGCTGTGCATTCTGGCCATCGCTGCTCTGGTGGTTGGCGCGCTGCTGCTGGCGCCGTTCTGGGGCATTATGGGCATTGCCTGGGCAACGCTCGCCGCCGAACTGTTCTGGGCTGTGGGACTGGGCGTACTGACCCAGCGATTGGAGGGGCGCAGGGGCGACTTTCTCGCGGGGTTGTTCACACATCAACTATTAATCCCAAGGCGCTAG